The following are from one region of the Quercus robur chromosome 1, dhQueRobu3.1, whole genome shotgun sequence genome:
- the LOC126715578 gene encoding heavy metal-associated isoprenylated plant protein 37, producing the protein MTKEEDFKLLKIQTCVLKVSIHCDGCKQKVKKLLQRIEGVYQVNIEAEQQKVTVSGSVDAATLIKKLVRAGKYAELWSQKPNQNQNQNQNQNQKQKNNNCIKDDKNNKGQKQGLMKGLEAFKNQQKFPIFCPEEDDDYYDEEEEDYEEEELRFLREPNQLNFLRQQVEANNAKKGVGVGAIATGSNNGKMNNNVGHVNAGNGKKGNTDHLTMGMKASPGGIDPKLLAALKMNAAHLGGGNNMINAGEAKRANDIGAMMNLAGFHGNGINASTPASAAALGGNPNGLAGFQVQSNNGFHQGSSGGIPTGGYPTGQQQYPASMLMNMNGYNNHPSPMMMNMDMQTRHAMQQQPQMMYQRAPMVPPSTGYYYNYSPSPSPSPSPYNVPYPYTQPNYSDHNSAAHMFSDENTSSCSIM; encoded by the exons ATGACTAAAGAAGAAGACTTTAAGCTCCTCAAGATccag ACTTGTGTTCTCAAAGTGAGCATACACTGTGATGGGTGTAAGCAGAAAGTTAAGAAACTTCTTCAGAGGATAGAAG GTGTGTACCAAGTAAATATAGAAGCTGAGCAGCAAAAGGTCACAGTTTCAGGAAGTGTAGATGCTGCTACTCTGATTAAGAAACTAGTCAGAGCTGGTAAATATGCTGAGCTTTGGTCACAGAAAcccaaccaaaaccaaaaccaaaaccaaaaccaaaaccaaaagcaGAAGAACAACAACTGCATCAAAGATGATAAGAACAACAAAGGTCAAAAGCAAGGGTTGATGAAGGGCCTTGAAGCCTTCAAAAATCAGCAGAAATTTCCTATTTTCTGCcctgaagaagatgatgattactatgatgaggaggaagaggaCTATGAAGAGGAAGAACTTAGGTTTCTCAGGGAACCTAACCAACTGAATTTTCTTAGGCAGCAAGTTGAAGCAAATAATGCAAAGAAGGGTGTTGGGGTTGGAGCCATTGCTACAGGTTCCAACAATGGAaaaatgaacaataatgttggaCATGTGAATGCTGGAAATGGAAAGAAAGGAAACACAGATCATCTGACTATGGGAATGAAGGCTAGTCCAGGTGGGATTGATCCAAAACTTCTTGCAGCTTTGAAAATGAATGCTGCTCATTTGGGTGGTGGGAACAATATGATCAATGCTGGGGAAGCCAAAAGGGCTAATGACATTGGTGCCATGATGAATTTAGCTGGTTTTCATGGAAATGGGATTAATGCTTCTACTCCTGCTTCTGCTGCTGCTTTAGGAGGCAATCCCAATGGTTTGGCAGGTTTTCAAGTCCAATCCAACAATGGGTTTCATCAGGGATCTTCTGGTGGAATCCCAACTGGTGGATATCCTACTGGTCAACAACAATACCCTGCATCAATGCTGATGAACATGAATGGTTACAACAACCATCCATCACCTATGATGATGAACATGGACATGCAGACTAGGCATGCCATGCAACAACAGCCCCAGATGATGTATCAAAGGGCCCCTATGGTTCCACCTAGCACTGGCTATTACTACAATTATAGCCCTAGCCCTAGCCCTAGTCCTAGTCCTTACAATGTCCCATACCCTTACACTCAGCCTAATTACAGTGATCATAACTCTGCAGCACATATGTTCAGTGATGAGAACACAAGCAGCTGTTCCATAatgtaa